CGGGTTCGTGCAGGAAGGACGCGCCGAGCGGGCGCTCGATGCGATCCGCGACATGATTGCGCCGCATGCGACCGTCGTGCGCGAGGGCGAGCGTCATACCATCGACGCGCGGGATATCGTGCCAGGAGATGTCGTCGTCCTTGAAGCGGGTGACAAGGTACCAGCCGACATCAGGCTTTTGCGTGCGCGCGGATTAACCGCTGATGAGGCGATCCTGACAGGCGAATCCGTGCCAGCCGAGAAGCGGGAGGGAATTGTTTCCCAGGATGCGCCGTTGGGCGATCGGTTCGCAATGTTGCATTCGGGCACGCTCGTGACGACGGGGCAAGGCTTTGGCATCGCCGTGGCAACAGGCGGCCGGACGGAGATCGGTCGGATCTCCGATCTCATCGGCAGGGTCGAGACGCTGACGACCCCCCTGTTGCGCCAGATCAATGAGTTCAGCAAGCAATTCACATGGTTTGCCATCGGCATCGCAACGGCGCTGTTTGCCTTCGCCGTCCTGGCGCGCAGCTATGACTGGGTCGAGGCGTTGATGGTCGTCGTTGCACTCGCTGTCGGCGTAGTGCCGGAGGGCCTGCCGGCCGTGATCACTATCACCTTGGCCATCGGGGTACGCCGGATGGCGGCGCGCCACGCCGTCGTCCGCCGGTTGCCGGCGGTCGAGACCTTGGGTGCGACCTCGGTGATCTGTTCCGATAAGACGGGGACGCTGACCAAGAACCAGATGACGGTTCAACGCGTGGCCACGGCGCAGGGGGTGACGGAACTGTCCGGGAGCGGATATGCGCCGGAGGGGCGCCTCACGTCTGCGGATGGTGGAGACGCCATGCCGGACAGCGCGCGCGACGCCTTGATCCTCGCCGCTCTCCTCTGCAACGACGCCAGGCTTGTCGAGCAGGGCGGGCAATGGTCCGTTCTCGGCGATCCGATGGAGGGGGCCTTGGTGACCCTCGCCGCCAAGGCGGGCCTTCACGCGGAGACAAGCCGCGAGACCTGGACGAGGCTGGATGAGATTCCCTTCGATGCACAGCATCGGTTCATGGCGACCCTGCATACGGGGCCGGACGGGGAACGCTGCATTTTTGTGAAGGGTGCACCCGAACGCGTACTTGCGATGTGCATCGATCAAGCCGGTCCGGGCGACAGCCGTTCTGTCGACCTCGCCTATTGGCAACGGCGCATTGATGCCGCTGCTGCCGCTGGCGAGCGGGTTCTCGGCTTTGCAACGATGGTCCCGCCCGCCGACGTTGACAGAATGACCTTCGAGACCGTCAACTCCGGGCTGACCTTTCTTGGCATCGTCGGCTTCATCGATCCGCCGCGCGAGGAGGCAATTGCGGCGGTGGCCGAGTGCCGGCGTGCCGGTATCGCGGTCAAGATGATCACCGGCGATCACAGCGGCACGGCCGCCGCCATCGCTCGCCAGCTCGCCCTGGCCGACGATCCCAAAGCCATCGAGGGCGCCGCCCTCGATTCCCTCTCGGATGAGGAGCTTCGCACGGTCGCGGAGGAAGTCAGCGTCTTCGCGCGCACCACGCCGGAGCACAAGCTCAGGATCGTGCGTGCGCTCCAGGCCAACGAGCATATCGTTGCCATGACAGGCGATGGCGTGAATGATGCGCCGGCGCTGAAGCAGTCGGATGTCGGAGTTGCCATGGGCCGCAAGGGGACCGAGGCTGCGAAGGAAGCGGCGCAGATGGTGCTCCTCGACGACAATTTTGCCTCGATCGTAGCGGCCGTTCACGAGGGCCGCACGGTCTATGACAACATCCGCAAGGTCATTGGCTGGACGCTTCCCACCAATGGCGGCGAGACACTCTGCGTGGTTCTCGCGATCATTTTCGGCCTCGCCTTGCCGATGACACCGGTGCAGATTCTCTGGATCAACATGATCCTGACTGTAACGCTCGGCTTGGTCCTCGCCTTTGAGCCTTCCGAGCCGAACGTGATGCGGCGTCCGCCGCGCAAACGGGGCGCCCCCATCCTGTCTCAGTTCCTGGTCTGGCGGATCGTATTCGTGTCATTTCTCTTCATGTTGGGAGTATTCGGTGTGTTCTACTACGCTCTCGGGCGGGGGTATACCGAGGCGGAAGCCCGTACCATGGTCGTCAATACGGTCGTCGTGATGGAGATTTTTTATCTCTTCAACGTTCGCTACCTGCACATGTCCTCGTTCAGCTTAATCGGCGCGATGGGAACGCCGCCTGTGCTCGGAGCGATCGGGGTGATTATCGTTGCGCAGTTTGCATTCACCTACACGCCCTTCATGCATGAGCTGTTTGACAGCGCGCCGATCTCCTTCGGGGATGGCCTGTTGATCATCGCTGTCGGCGTGGTCACGATGATCGTGCTCGAGATTGAGAAGGTGATTACACGCCGGGTCTCGCCGGCTGCATCCTATACAGCATAAGCCGGCGAGGGGCCTATCGCCATGCGTCGGCGCAGGCGCCGAGAAGGGGCAGGCTATTCCTTGACTATCCGAAGATCAGGGACCTATGAACGGCCGCGCCGGCGAGGGCGCCGTCGCCAACGGCAAGGGATACCGATCCCGCTCCCCGTGCCGCGTCGCCGCAGGCGAAGACGCCTGGAATGCTCGTTGCTTTCATCGCATCCGTGCGCAGAAATGGCCCCAATGGACCCTCGTCGAGGGCGCATCCAAGATCTTCCGCCAGGGAGCTCGAGGGCTGTGTTCGGCTGGCTGTGAAGAGCCCGGCGAGCGAAAGCACCCGACCGTCGGCAAGCTCGACGTCGGCATTCCCGGTGACGCGGACGACCGGTGATCGCTCGACGGTGACGGATCGGCGATCGAGTTCCGCGAGCTGCGCGGGGCTTGGCTCGAAGGTGCCATTGGTGAGCAGTGTCGTCTGGCCCCACTCGGGGATCAATATTGCCTGGTGCATCGAAATATCGCCGACAGCCAGCACGCCAAGTGGCCCGCCATTAAGTTCAAAGCCGTGGCAGTAGGGGCAATGGAAAACGCTTTTTCCCCAGCGTTCCTGTAAGCCTGGAATCTCGGGCAAGCTGTCCGTCACGCCGAGCGCCAGCACCAGTCGGAGGGAGCGATGTTCGGTCCCGTCTTGCATCACGACAGTGAAGCCATGGCTGTCTATTGCGGCACGTTCAGCCTGTCCCTCCGTCCACACGAGGTTCGGATAAGCAACGAGTTGCTGGCGGGCTGCAGCAACAATCTCCGCCGGGGCCACCCCGTCCTGCCCCAGGAAGCCATGGGAGTGGGCCGCGAAGCGATTACGACGAACGCCTGCGTCGATCACCATGATCTTGCGCCGAGCGCGAGCGACCTGCAGCGCGGCGGCCATTCCGGCATAGCTGCCACCCACCACAATGACATCATATGACATGAGGAAGTTCCTTGTTCTGTCGGCGCGCGGCGAGACGATGCGAGAAGTCCTCGGCCAATGCGGCGAGCGTCACGCTTCCGAACCGCTGCATCAGGAGGTCTTCGGCCGCCGTGAAAGCGTCATCCAGTGCGGCGTTCACGGACTGCTCGACGAGGCATTCCGGCATTTCGTTGCGGTTGCCGATGGCGAAGATTGCAGGCTCGCCAAGCGCTTGGTGAATATCACGCAGAGACACGGCGTTGAGATCGCAGGCGATCGTCCAACCGCCGTTATGTCCTTTTTCCGAGCGCACGAACCCCGCTTCCCGCAATCCGGCCATGGTGCGTCGGACCACGACCGGATTGGCCCCCATGCATGCCGCAAGGGTCTCCGAGGTCATCGGTTTACCGTGGGCGGCCATGTGCAGGAGGGCGTGCAGGACCGAGGAAAGGCGGCTGTCTCTTTTCATGTAACTCCGTTTATTACGATATGCGCGCTGGCGCAAGTCCAACGTTCTCAGCGCGTGAGAATGAGGGCCGGCAATGGGATTGCGGCTGACTGATTTGTGAAGCCGTGGATAATGCGCGCGGCGAGAAGGTTTCTGACCAGAAGGCTCGGGATCCGCCGCCGAACTCAATCACAGACGGTTTCCGTGTTGCTCCTCGCCAGCAGACAGAGCATTCTTCGTCGTCGTGACGAGCGGCGAGAAGCATTGTTTCCCACCTGCAGGGATTACAACAGGAGGTAATCGCGATGAGTGGGCTAGATATCTTCGCGTGGATCGTCCTCATAGTTCTGGTCGCAAGTTCAGCCTTCGTGGTCATCTTCATGGCGATGCTGCCGGGAATGATTGCGAAGAGGCGTAATCATCCCTGGGCTGAGGCGGTGACGGTTGGTGGCTGGGTCACGCTCTTCTTCGGCTTCGTATTCTGGCCCATCGTGTTGATCTGGGCTTATCTCGACATGCCCACCAAAGCCAATCAGCCTTCCGCCGAGCCGGAGGTCACGCGATGATTGTTGTCCTCCTCAATACCTATCTTGCTCTGCTTTTTATTTTGGTAAAATTGAGGATCGTACCTTTTAATATGTTCTGGAAAGTCTCGCCGGTTATTGTGTTCTTGCTACTGCTCATCGGGCTGTTCATACCGATGAACTGGGGCGCGCCGCAGGGGCCGGCATTGGTGGTTCGTCAATCGGTCGCTATTGTTCCCGAGGTTGCGGGGGAGGTCGTCGAGGTTCCTGTTCAGGCCAACCAGCCGCTCAAGGCCGGTGATCTATTATTTCAGATTGATCCCGTCCCCTTCCGGGCGCAGCTCGATGCCTTATCGGCACAGCTTAAGCTCCAAGAGACCCGCCTCGCCGAAATGGCACAGTTGCAGGCCCGTGGCACGGGCCGGGCTTTCGACGTCGAGCAGCGGCAGGCGGAGGTCGATCAGCTTAAAGCGCAGCGTGTGGGCGCTGAGTGGAATCTGGAGAAAACCTCCGTCCGCGCGCCGGCCGACGGCTATGTGACCAACGTGGCCCTGCGCAAGGGAGCGCGCGTCAGCAATCTGCCCCTCTCGCCGGTGATGGCGTTCATCGATACGTCGGACACAATTATCGGCGTTGAGATCAATCAGATCGACGCGCGCTATATCGAGCCGGGGCAGCCCGTCGAGATGACCTTCAAATTTGCTCCAGGTCAGATCTACACAGGCAAGGTCGAGAGCGTTTTGCAAGCGATTGCGACAGGCCAGACGCAGGTCTCTGGTACGGCGGTCGCGCCCGTCGCCATCCAGTCCTCTCCCTTCGTGGTTCGTGTGCGGCTGGATGACCAAGCCTTCGCTGCATCGTTGCCAGCTGGGGCGACAGGCGACGCGGCGATATTCACCAGCCACGTCAAGCCCGCTCATATCATACGACAGGTGCTCCTGCGCCAGATCGCCATTCTGAACTACATCAATCCGTTCTGAGAAGCGAGCGTCCAAAATAGGCTGATGTCGGCAGGCCCGAGGTGCACGTCCATGCCGGCCTGCGGCACCGTGGCGCTTTCTTCATTCAGAAGCGGGGTGGTCCCCGACCGCCCGAAAAGATGGGGGGAGAAAGGGCGGCCGGGGTAGCCCGCCCTGGGGGGAAGGCGAGCGGCACCAATCCTATCTCGGAATGCGACGAGATCATGTCCCTGCGGAGCAACGCGGTGGACAAGATGGAGCCCTGAATGAAGCGGGGTGATAGAGCGCCGGCTCGCTGGGTGATGAGCCCGCCCTCGATCGCCATTTCCGAGGGGCGGAGGCGATCGAGGGCTCTGGCCCTCAGGGCTCACAGCATCGCAGCCTTGCGGTGCCTCGGCACCAACGGCAAGCCATAGCCCTGAGAACCTGTCACCGAACTATCCGTTATGCGTTGCAATAAGGTGTGCTTGTCTAGACCGGTGAAAACTCCTCAGAATTTCCAAAGTTTCCGTGGCGCGCCCGGGGCGCGCGTGCGCGCAGGGCGCTGGTGTTCCCCGAAATGAGGCAGGGTCCGGCGCTCAAGCTCTCCAACTCCGCGTCGCAGCCTGTGCGAACCATTAGGCCATTTCGGCGTTTAGCAACCATCCTGATCAAGGAGGCGAGGATGAATAGAGACGAAGTCAAGGGTACCGTCACCGAACTTGGAGGTCGAGCAAAGGAGGCTGTTGGGGAGGCGATCGGCAACAATCGCGTTCGGACCGACGGCATTGTCGATCAAGTTGCCGGCGCCACCCAACATGCCTATGGCGTGGCAAAAGAGCGTGTGGCAGATGTCGCCGACGCTGGGCGCGCCTATTATGACGAGGGAGTTCACGCAATCAGCCGTCGTGTGGAAGAGCAGCCGATGGGCAGCCTTCTCACTGTAGGACTCATTGGCTTCATTGTTGGCTGGCTATGCCGGGGAAGGAACTAAACCGCAGCCGCCAAGAACGATGCCGCGAACCGGTCCGTTCCATGCGCTGATCACCGGATCAGGATGTCGGCAGAGAGTAGGTTCCCCGGTCGCCCTAGGCGGATGTCTGCCTTTTGGTAAGCGACCGGGGGCCCCGGTAGGCCCCCTGAAACTGAGATGCCCCCCACAGACCCATCTCAGTTCCCTCCCAGCCCCACGAAGCACGCTAACGAACCATGCCTTGATAAAACCAGCAAGGCATATTTCGCTTGTTCGGGGTGAAAATTATGAATTTTTTCTGATCGTTATGCTGTTTCTACCTTTTGTCTGCCAGATGCTGCATTTTCTCCTGGAGTGCTGTCACAAGCAGTGAAACAGAAGGACAGCGGAGGCCCCACTCTTGACGATGCAAAGGGAAACCGACTCCCCCGTCCCGAGGAAGATTTCAGAAATGGACTGCCATGCTCAAGAACGGTCCATGCATGGTCGTGTCGTAACGGAAGGTTCCGGTGCGATTGCCGCTGTCCTTATAGTCCGTATAGAGCGCGCGGTAGCCGACGGCTGTGGAGAAGCTCTCGGTCCATTTGTAGCCGACGGAAACCAGACCCTGTGATGTCAATTGTGAGCCTACGCCGAAGCCGCCGATGTCGGCGAGCGCGTTGAGGAACCAACGATCGTTAATGCGGTATTGCAGGGCCAGACCGACGATCGGGTCGAGCCAAGCCTTGGTTTGGTCGTTCGTGAGGTTGACGAAGGGGAGGATGCCGGGTGCCAACGTCGTGTCCAGGGTGAGGCGCTGGTAGCGCAGACCTGCTGTGACGCTGAGGTCGAGGTCGGGATTGCCAAGAGGTAGGCGGTATCCCGCGATAGCGGAAGCGATCAGGAGGCGCTGCTTGAGCTTCAAGGCTGGCTCATTGGCAACCTTCAGTTTGGCATCGTCGGAGAGTTGCGCCCAGACGAGATCGGTGAGAAACATCCAATCACCGTTCTTGGCGAGGAACGCGCCCATCACCGCGCCGTCCAGATGCCTCAAGACGTCACCAAACGATGCGTCTACCTTCGCCGGCGGCAGATTGCGCACGCCTATCGTACCATTGAGCGCTGTAGCCCAGCCATAGAGCGTCGCCTGGAAAGTCCAGCCTGCCGGAACCGCCGGTGGCGGTGCGGGAAAGGAGGAGGAGGTTCCGAGGTCTGCCGCGAAGCTTGGCTGCGGCAGCAGCATCAGGCCCAGAATTCCGGCCACCTTACGCAGAGTTCTCACCACGGCATTGATCTTTCTGGCCGAAGGCCACGGCTGGCTATCGCAGTCTCAGCCTTCACTGCGACGAACACAAGAAGTCATGACCGCCGTTTCTTGTAAAGGTCATGGGCGCTCCCGTGGGTAGCGCGCGTCCATGATTTCTGTGATTTCGGCAGCGAGACCAGCGACAAGCGATTTATACTCCGCGCAGCGCTCCTCCTTAAGCGGTACATCCATCTTCTCCCAATTGCGCAGGGCCGCTTCCGCGTCGGCGAGATCGCCGCAGAGCAAACGGAAGCTTTCGCTCTGCAGAGCGAGTTCCTCAATCGCCCGGCGCCGACCAGGACAATGCTGGATAGCGGCTAGCACGCCTCGGTGCATGACATGGCCCCTCTGATCCTGCTATCTGAGCGTAGTCGCGGCCGTATGGGGAGTATGTTACGGTAGTCAACATGGCATTGCCGCGGCCGTGGCGTGGGGGAAGCTCGGGTTGTGTGTTCGTGTAAGATCATGGCAGGTGCCGAAATGACCCGTGCCGGGGACCTGCGGGACGCACACTGCGAGGAAGCGTCCCCCGCCGACGTGCGCGTCCAATGCGAGCGGATCCTGGGCAGCCCGGAGTTCAGGGCGCCCGAGAGAGCGCGCAACTTCCTGCGTTACGTCGTGGAGGAAACCCTTGCAGGCCGATCCTCACGCATCAAGGCGTTCTCCATCGCCATCGAGGTCTTCGGTCGCGACGAAACCTTCGACACGCAGAACGATCCGGTCGTGCGGATCGAGGCCGGGCGGCTACGGCGCGCCCTGGAGCGTTATTATCTGGTTGCCGGTCAGGATGATCCGGTCCTGGTCGACATCCCGAAAGGCGGATATGTCCCTGTCTTCACGCGGCGGCATGGGGGGAGCCTCACCCCAGTAACGGAGGAACTCCAGCGGTCCGATCCGCCGATCGAGGAAACGCTGCAAGCCGCGCCAGGTCGATTATCGTTCCGGTGGGCAATAGCCGCCGCGGCCGTTGGCCTTGTCCTTCTCGGCGTCGCCTATATCGCGTTCGCATCAGGCCTTTTCCGGGGTGGAGGGGCGACGGTCAATCCGGACGCCTTTCATGGCGGCCCGTCAGTGCTCGTTCGGCCTTTCGCCGATTTGGGAGGTGACGGGAACAGCGCGCTCTACGCGGCAGGCTTTACGGAAGATGTCCTCTCGCAGATCGCGCGTTTCAAGGAACTGAGAATTATTGGCAGCGCGACGTCAAGGAGCTTGCCCGCAGGAGCGGGGGTGTCCGATCTCCACCGCATGCTCGGCGTGCGCTACATTCTAGAAGGCGCGGTCAGGGTTTCTGACGGGCGTTTCAGGGTGACGGCTCGTGTGGTGGACGCGGGCACCTCCACGATCATCTGGTCCAACGCCTATGAAGAGGAGTTGCGGTCCGGGGATCTCTTCAAGATTGAAGTCGAGCTTGCGAGTAAGGTCGCGACGGCGGTCGCGCAGCCCTATGGCATCATCTTCCAGGCCGACGAGCGACGCGCGGCTCACGCGCCGCCCGACGATCTCGAAGCCTATAGCTGTACCTTGCGGTTCTATGGCTATCGGGAGGTTCTGAGCGCCGAAGCGCACGCGGCCGTCCGCAATTGCCTGGAACGTGCAGTCAACCGGCATCCGAGCTATGCCACCGCCTGGGCGATGTTATCGTATATCTATCTCGACGAGGATCGATTTGGCTTCAATACCCGACCGGGGAGCAGGCCCCTTGAACGCGCCCTGGATGCTGCCCGACGGGCCGTACGCCTCGATCCGGAAAGTGTTCGTGCACACCAGGCGTTGATGATGGCGCTTTTCTTCGTCGGCGAGCCGGAAGAGGCGTTACGCGTGGGAGCCTACGCGTACGCCTTGAATGCCAATGACACCGAACTTTTGGGCGAATACGGCAGCCGTTTAGCGCAATCCGGCGAGTGGAAACGCGGAGCGACCATTATCGAGGAGGCACTCATCCGCAACCCTGGTAACGCCGGCTACTACACCGGCATGCTCGGGTTCGCTGCCTACATGCAGGGCGACGATGCCCGCGCGATCACATTTATCCGCCGGGCGGACCTTCAGAAATTCCCCCTCTATCACGTAATTGCAGCGCTGATTTACGCGCGCGCGGGGCTAAACGAGGAAGCGGCCGCGAGCCGCAGGCAATTCCTGGCGATGCGGCCGCATTTCTTCGACGATTTGGAGGGGGAACTCGCAAAGCGCAACTTTCGCGCTGAAGACCGCCGCATTCTGACCGAGGCAGCCCGCGCCGCGGGCTTTCCCGTTCCCATGGCCTCGCAAGCGGCGAAGGGGATGCAGCATTAGCGTGAGCGCTCTAGCGAGGACGGCCGGATCGTTTTCGTGGTGAGCATTGGCTTTGGCCACACGGCTAAGGGCTGCTAGGGCCGATCTGCGCCACAGAACATACCGTATCCTACCGTCTGTAGCGGTGAGGTGCGGCTGCGGGGCTGCGGTTACGGCGTTAAAATCGATCCACTTTCGCTGGCTGACGGTTTGCCGTGCGCCGGCACGACGATCATGGCGAGATCCCGTGGCGTCAGGAGGAAACATGGAATCGCTTGCGCCGGGGGCTTGGACCGCGGACTGGTTATGGGGGCTGCCGCTCATCGTGCTGGCATCGATCGTTCACGTTCTCGGCTTGGGGACCATCGAGATCGGTATCGACAGGAGCCTCAGGCACGGAGCCCCATGGCGGCCGCGCGTCACCTTCGTGGTTGTGGTGGGATCGACCGTTCTGGCTGCCACGATATTGCATGCCATCGCAGCCATGGTCTGGGCCGGCGCCTATCTGTGGCTTGGCGCGCTTCCGGACGCGCGCTCGGCCATGCTCTATTCGATCGGCGCGATGACGACCTTTGGCCACGCCAATATCCAGTTGGCCGGCGCGTGGCAGATGCTCGGCGCGCTCGAGGCACTGAACGGCATGCTGCTATTCGGCCT
This portion of the Chelatococcus sp. YT9 genome encodes:
- a CDS encoding cation-transporting P-type ATPase, which gives rise to MAAKWVDAAVANEGRSDEGIEAGAVPESWYTKTAEETCASLRTTADGLDHHEARRRRKIYGPNQLPTAARTHPIVRFVAQFNNALIYFLLSAAIAAALLGHVVDGAVIVIVVLVNAVVGFVQEGRAERALDAIRDMIAPHATVVREGERHTIDARDIVPGDVVVLEAGDKVPADIRLLRARGLTADEAILTGESVPAEKREGIVSQDAPLGDRFAMLHSGTLVTTGQGFGIAVATGGRTEIGRISDLIGRVETLTTPLLRQINEFSKQFTWFAIGIATALFAFAVLARSYDWVEALMVVVALAVGVVPEGLPAVITITLAIGVRRMAARHAVVRRLPAVETLGATSVICSDKTGTLTKNQMTVQRVATAQGVTELSGSGYAPEGRLTSADGGDAMPDSARDALILAALLCNDARLVEQGGQWSVLGDPMEGALVTLAAKAGLHAETSRETWTRLDEIPFDAQHRFMATLHTGPDGERCIFVKGAPERVLAMCIDQAGPGDSRSVDLAYWQRRIDAAAAAGERVLGFATMVPPADVDRMTFETVNSGLTFLGIVGFIDPPREEAIAAVAECRRAGIAVKMITGDHSGTAAAIARQLALADDPKAIEGAALDSLSDEELRTVAEEVSVFARTTPEHKLRIVRALQANEHIVAMTGDGVNDAPALKQSDVGVAMGRKGTEAAKEAAQMVLLDDNFASIVAAVHEGRTVYDNIRKVIGWTLPTNGGETLCVVLAIIFGLALPMTPVQILWINMILTVTLGLVLAFEPSEPNVMRRPPRKRGAPILSQFLVWRIVFVSFLFMLGVFGVFYYALGRGYTEAEARTMVVNTVVVMEIFYLFNVRYLHMSSFSLIGAMGTPPVLGAIGVIIVAQFAFTYTPFMHELFDSAPISFGDGLLIIAVGVVTMIVLEIEKVITRRVSPAASYTA
- a CDS encoding NAD(P)/FAD-dependent oxidoreductase, encoding MSYDVIVVGGSYAGMAAALQVARARRKIMVIDAGVRRNRFAAHSHGFLGQDGVAPAEIVAAARQQLVAYPNLVWTEGQAERAAIDSHGFTVVMQDGTEHRSLRLVLALGVTDSLPEIPGLQERWGKSVFHCPYCHGFELNGGPLGVLAVGDISMHQAILIPEWGQTTLLTNGTFEPSPAQLAELDRRSVTVERSPVVRVTGNADVELADGRVLSLAGLFTASRTQPSSSLAEDLGCALDEGPLGPFLRTDAMKATSIPGVFACGDAARGAGSVSLAVGDGALAGAAVHRSLIFG
- a CDS encoding Rrf2 family transcriptional regulator, whose amino-acid sequence is MKRDSRLSSVLHALLHMAAHGKPMTSETLAACMGANPVVVRRTMAGLREAGFVRSEKGHNGGWTIACDLNAVSLRDIHQALGEPAIFAIGNRNEMPECLVEQSVNAALDDAFTAAEDLLMQRFGSVTLAALAEDFSHRLAARRQNKELPHVI
- a CDS encoding DUF3302 domain-containing protein encodes the protein MSGLDIFAWIVLIVLVASSAFVVIFMAMLPGMIAKRRNHPWAEAVTVGGWVTLFFGFVFWPIVLIWAYLDMPTKANQPSAEPEVTR
- a CDS encoding efflux RND transporter periplasmic adaptor subunit; this translates as MIVVLLNTYLALLFILVKLRIVPFNMFWKVSPVIVFLLLLIGLFIPMNWGAPQGPALVVRQSVAIVPEVAGEVVEVPVQANQPLKAGDLLFQIDPVPFRAQLDALSAQLKLQETRLAEMAQLQARGTGRAFDVEQRQAEVDQLKAQRVGAEWNLEKTSVRAPADGYVTNVALRKGARVSNLPLSPVMAFIDTSDTIIGVEINQIDARYIEPGQPVEMTFKFAPGQIYTGKVESVLQAIATGQTQVSGTAVAPVAIQSSPFVVRVRLDDQAFAASLPAGATGDAAIFTSHVKPAHIIRQVLLRQIAILNYINPF
- a CDS encoding CsbD family protein; amino-acid sequence: MNRDEVKGTVTELGGRAKEAVGEAIGNNRVRTDGIVDQVAGATQHAYGVAKERVADVADAGRAYYDEGVHAISRRVEEQPMGSLLTVGLIGFIVGWLCRGRN
- a CDS encoding adenylate cyclase, with amino-acid sequence MTRAGDLRDAHCEEASPADVRVQCERILGSPEFRAPERARNFLRYVVEETLAGRSSRIKAFSIAIEVFGRDETFDTQNDPVVRIEAGRLRRALERYYLVAGQDDPVLVDIPKGGYVPVFTRRHGGSLTPVTEELQRSDPPIEETLQAAPGRLSFRWAIAAAAVGLVLLGVAYIAFASGLFRGGGATVNPDAFHGGPSVLVRPFADLGGDGNSALYAAGFTEDVLSQIARFKELRIIGSATSRSLPAGAGVSDLHRMLGVRYILEGAVRVSDGRFRVTARVVDAGTSTIIWSNAYEEELRSGDLFKIEVELASKVATAVAQPYGIIFQADERRAAHAPPDDLEAYSCTLRFYGYREVLSAEAHAAVRNCLERAVNRHPSYATAWAMLSYIYLDEDRFGFNTRPGSRPLERALDAARRAVRLDPESVRAHQALMMALFFVGEPEEALRVGAYAYALNANDTELLGEYGSRLAQSGEWKRGATIIEEALIRNPGNAGYYTGMLGFAAYMQGDDARAITFIRRADLQKFPLYHVIAALIYARAGLNEEAAASRRQFLAMRPHFFDDLEGELAKRNFRAEDRRILTEAARAAGFPVPMASQAAKGMQH